The Neurospora crassa OR74A linkage group IV, whole genome shotgun sequence genome has a segment encoding these proteins:
- a CDS encoding metallopeptidase MepB → MTGMYDNPPQPPGLRNHTPESVTAAFEAWADKHRAALDAIVADVNLSDPQTVTFENVMRPQLEFENQKFSHNLRFYQHVSENSDLRETTRKMAKWYDNIWTDMNMRGDVFRAREVLYHKSGLAASRKQNSARYITEDIAKNAGFEDAESAIALEEEWKEAIRLGLGLPSKPQRDRFNQIQKRVEAIKSEFKNHHASDKGCNWFTPAELDGMDNDIIDQLAKGTGENEGRLKVTFDPSHYDIFLRDVKNSEARKRMWTAMENKCPENVPLFKEAMLLRDEAARLLGYPDHATLRIESRMAKTPRAVNNLLNDLRTRLAPLATKELNQLLQTKKKDCETRNLPFDGSFYHWDWAFYASQISKQEHDLDNKKVAEYFPIDSAITGMLRLFGVLFGIVFVRLTAEDLERISPTGVADDVMYHRDTIMFSVWNDESEGNDFLGYLYIDAHPREGKYRHVANFPLELGHQRTDGTRFYPSTAIVCNFPAPTKDKPSLLDHEHIVDLFHELGHGIHSLVSRTRFSRHHGTAGKRDFVEAPSQMLEHWTWRAEYIKRISKHYLTGEQMSDDMAERIAASRHFLQALRNLWQLSSAIFDMEVHSPKSRAALENMDFTKRYNELRNELTGMKGPEAIGEPM, encoded by the exons ATGACAGGAATGTACGACAACCCACCCCAGCCCCCAGGGCTCCGAAACCATACCCCAGAAAGCGTTACTGCCGCCTTCGAAGCATGGGCCGACAAACACCGTGCTGCGCTAGATGCGATCGTAGCCGATGTCAACCTGAGTGACCCGCAGACTGTCACATTTGAGAACGTCATGCGCCCCCAACTCGAGTTTGAGAATCAAAAGTTCTCGCACAACTTGCGCTTTTACCAGCACGTTTCTGAGAACAGCGATTTGCGGGAGACCACTCGCAAAATGGCAAAATGGTACGATAACATCTGGACGGACATGAACATGCGCGGGGACGTCTTCCGTGCGAGAGAAGTCCTGTATCACAAATCTGGTCTCGCGGCAAGTAGGAAACAGAATTCCGCTCGGTACATAACCGAGGACATTGCAAAGAATGCAGGTTTTGAGGATGCTGAGAGTGCTATCGCTCTGGAGGAAGAGTGGAAAGAGGCAATCAGGTTAGGATTGGGTTTACCGTCCAAACCCCAGCGTGATCGCTTCAATCAAATTCAAAAGCGCGTGGAGGCAATCAAGAGCGAGTTCAAGAACCACCACGCTTCTGATAAAGGCTGCAACTGGTTTACCCCTGCAGAGTTGGATGGCATGGACAACGATATTATTGACCAGTTGGCGAAGGGAACGGGCGAGAATGAAGGCAGACTTAAGGTCACCTTCGACCCCAGTCATTACGACATCTTTCTCAGAGACGTCAAGAACTCGGAGGCTCGAAAGCGCATGTGGACTGCCATGGAGAACAAA TGCCCAGAAAACGTCCCGCTCTTTAAAGAAGCCATGCTTCTCCGAGACGAGGCTGCTCGCCTCTTGGGTTACCCAGATCATGCCACATTGAGGATTGAAAGCCGAATGGCGAAGACACCTAGGGCTGTCAACAACTTGCTGAATGACTTACGAACCCGCCTTGCACCCCTTGCCACCAAAGAGCTCAACCAACTACTACAAactaagaagaaggactgCGAGACTCGAAACTTGCCGTTTGATGGCAGTTTCTATCACTGGGACTGGGCTTTCTACGCCTCCCAAATTTCCAAGCAAGAACATGACCTTGACAACAAGAAGGTTGCCGAATACTTCCCGATCGATTCCGCAATCACAGGCATGCTCCGCCTCTTTGGGGTGCTCTTTGGCATCGTTTTCGTTAGGTTGACCGCAGAGGATCTTGAGCGTATCTCCCCTACTGGCGTCGCCGATGATGTCATGTATCACAGGGACACTATCATGTTTAGTGTGTGGAATGACGAATCCGAGGGTAATGACTTTCTGGGATACCTTTACATCGACGCCCATCCACGCGAGGGCAAATACAGACACGTAGCAAATTTCCCCCTGGAACTTGGGCACCAGAGAACGGACGGTACGAGGTTTTACCCATCCACGGCTATTGTTTGCAACTTCCCTGCGCCAACCAAGGACAAACCGTCACTCCTTGACCACGAACATATTGTTGACCTATTTCATGAATTGGGACATGGGATTCACTCTCTGGTTTCACGCACTCGCTTCTCTCGTCATCACGGGACAGCAGGCAAGCGAGACTTTGTCGAAGCCCCTAGCCAGATGCTTGAACATTGGACATGGAGAGCCGAGTATATCAAACGCATCAGCAAACATTATTTAACAGGCGAGCAGATGTCTGACGACATGGCCGAGCGGATTGCGGCAAGCAGACATTTCCTTCAGGCGTTGAGGAACTTGTGGCAGTTATCATCCGCGATTTTTGACATGGAGGTTCATTCGCCCAAATCACGCGCTGCCCTTGAAAACATGGACTTTACCAAGCGATACAACGAATTGAGAAACGAACTAACAGGAATGAAGGGACCCGAAGCTATTGGTGAACCGATGTAA
- the mtr gene encoding neutral amino acid permease translates to MDSQYETKKNDPNAIMPYPESNDEHVGEVRGLGGGIMDKEPEAQEGHAKFHRLGWKRLTVVLIVEAIALGSLSLPGAFATLGMVPGVILSVGMGLICIYTAHVIGQTKLKHPEIAHYADVGRVMFGRWGYEIISFMFVLQLIFIVGSHVLTGTIMWGTITDNGNGTCSLVFGIVSAIILFLLAIPPSFAEVAILGYIDFVSICAAILITMIATGIRSSHQEGGLAAVPWSCWPKEDLSLAEGFIAVSNIVFAYSFAMCQFSFMDEMHTPSDYKKSIVALGLIEIFIYTVTGGVVYAFVGPEVQSPALLSAGPLLAKVAFGIALPVIFISGSINTVVVSRYLIERIWPNNVIRYVNTPAGWMVWLGFDFGITLIAWVIAEAIPFFSDLLAICSALFISGFSFYFPALMYFKITRNDAKSQGKKYFLDALNMLCFVIGMGILGIGTYAAIQDIMDRYDHGKVSKPYSCAPLA, encoded by the exons ATGGACTCGCAATACGAGACAAAAAAGAATGACCCAAACGCCATCATGCCGTACCCAGAGTCAAACGATGAGCATGTTGGCGAGGTCCGCGGCTTGGGCGGCGGCATCATGGACAAGGAGCCTGAGGCCCAGGAGGGCCATGCCAAGTTCCACCGTCTCGGCTGGAAACGTCTGACGgtcgtcctcatcgtcgagGCCATTGCCCTCGGCTCTCTCTCGCTTCCCGGCGCCTTCGCTACCCTTGGCATGGTGCCTGGTGTTATTCTCTCTGTCGGCATGGGACTCATCTGCATCTACACGGCTCACGTTATCGGACAAACCAAGCTCAAGCACCCTGAAATCGCCCACTATGCCGACGTTGGTCGTGTCATGTTTGGAAGATGGGGATATGAAATCATCAGCTTCATGTTTGTTCTGCAACTGATCTTCATCGTCGGCTCCCACGTCCTCACTGGCACCATCATGTGGGGCACCATCACGGATAACGGCAACGGTACCTGCTCTCTCGTCTTCGGCATTGTCTCCGCCATcattctcttcctccttgccaTTCCTCCCAGTTTCGCCGAGGTTGCCATCCTTGGATACATCGATTTCGTCTCCATCTGCGccgccatcctcatcaccatgATTGCTACTGGCATTCGCTCGAGCCACCAGGAGGGTGGTCTCGCTGCTGTTCCCTGGTCTTGCTGGCCCAAGGAGGACCTTAGCCTTGCTGAGGGCTTCATTGCTGTCAGCAACATCGTTTTCGCCTACAGCTTCGCCATGTGCCAGTTCAGCTTTATGGATGAGATGCACACCCCCTCCGACTACAAGAAGTCCATCGTTGCTCTCGGCTTGATTGAAATCTTCATCTACACCGTTACTGGTGGCGTCGTTTACGCTTTCGTCGGCCCCGAGGTCCAGTCTCCTGCCTTGCTCTCTGCTGGCCCTCTTCTCGCCAAGGTTGCTTTCGGCATTGCCCTCcccgtcatcttcatctctGGCAGTATCAACACTGTTGTCGTCAGCAGGTATCTGATTGAGCGCATCTGGCCCAACAACGTCATTCGCTATGTCAACACCCCAGCGGGTTGGATGGTTTGGCTTGGTTTTGACTTTGGCATTACCCTCATTGCCTGGGTTATTGCTGAGGCCATCCCTTTCTTCTCTGATCTGTTGGCCATCTGCTCGGCTCTCTTCATTTCCGGTTTTAGCTTCTATTTCCCTGCCTTGATGTATTTCAAGATCACCAGGAACGATGCCAAGAGCCAGGGCAAGAAGTACTTCTTGGATGCCCTCAACATGCTCTGCTTCGTCATCGGCATGGGCATTCTTGGTATTGGTACCTACGCCGCTATTCAGGACATT ATGGACCGTTACGACCATGGCAAGGTTTCGAAGCCTTATAGCTGTGCTCCCTTGGCTTAA